The Miscanthus floridulus cultivar M001 chromosome 17, ASM1932011v1, whole genome shotgun sequence genome has a window encoding:
- the LOC136517175 gene encoding phospholipase A1 PLIP3, chloroplastic-like, with product MDVLRFVPGGVRPPPLPTFAAPVSAAPAPSPHAAAAAASPAPGFHSPLLGLWPRRRGGGAENAVGAAVAAEAAAGVEEARDRRRRRAVEGEDDGRGGGGGNWVLQILRVQSSSPPPPSPSRDEGPGSGEGDGSSSQRCAGRCGAGPDSEEGCSVADAEELDRAAFSRLLRKVSLAEAKLYSRMSGLCNFAYMVPRIKPRYLQKYNMTFVTSSVEERAKLPNPCNQDQNPNDRKNANRGTPSRHSNEQESTYGTTSEHERMQEHQSGQGINPLAAYRIAASAASYVQSRAMEVLPFGSQSEGRRDRTIQAIVNAQTEGLTMDEASFVATTNSMTSMVAAKEETKQAVADDLNSSRSCPCEWFICDENQSSTRYFVIQGSETIASWQANLLFEPTKFEGLDVLVHRGIYEAAKGIYRQMLPYVKSHFISHGESVRLRFTGHSLGGSLALLVNLMFLIRGVAPAASLLPVITFGSPSVMCGGDYLLQKLGLPKSRVQSITLHRDIVPRAFSCHYPDHIASILKLVNGNFRSHPCLTNQKLLYAPMGEVFILQPDEKLSPHHHLLPAGSGLYLIGGQAVDSDTSSTVLRSALSAFFNSPHPLEILREAGAYGPKGTVYRDHDMHSYLRSIRAELRKEMRAEMERRRRLLRWPIEVYGALATIDRRHVLRQLRRHAHLLVVFLLPAKLLFLGVLSVIRPN from the exons ATGGACGTCCTGAGATTCGTGCCCGGTGGCGtcaggccgccgccgctgccaaccTTCGCGGCGCCGGTGTCCGCCGCGCCTGCTCCCTCGCCgcacgccgctgccgctgccgcttccCCGGCCCCCGGGTTCCACTCCCCGCTGCTGGGCCTGtggccgcgccgccgcggcggGGGAGCCGAGAATGCCGTGGGCGCCGCCGTGGCTGCTGAGGCGGCGGCGGGCGTCGAGGAGGCGAGGGACCGGCGTCGCAGGCGGGCGGTGGAGGGGGAGGACGAcggcagaggcggcggcggcggaaactGGGTGCTGCAGATACTGCGAGTgcagtcgtcgtcgccgccgccgccatcgccgtcgcGCGACGAGGGGCCTGGTTCCGGCGAGGGGGACGGGAGTAGTAGCCAGCGGTGCGCGGGGAGGTGCGGCGCCGGGCCGGACAGCGAGGAAGGCTGCTCGGTGGCTGACGCGGAGGAGCTCGATCGCGCCGCGTTTTCGAGGTTGCTGCGGAAGGTGTCGCTCGCGGAGGCCAAGTTGTACTCCAGGATGTCCGGACTCTGCAACTTCGCCTACATGGTCCCCCGGATCAAG CCAAGGTATCTCCAGAAGTACAACATGACGTTTGTAACATCGTCAGTTGAAGAGAGGGCAAAACTTCCAAATCCTTGTAACCAGGACCAAAATCCCAATGACAGGAAGAATGCAAACAGAGGCACGCCGTCCAGACATTCCAATGAACAAGAGTCAACATATGGCACTACCTCTGAACATGAGAGAATGCAGGAGCACCAAAGTGGCCAAGGGATAAATCCATTGGCAGCTTACCGAATTGCTGCATCTGCTGCTTCCTATGTGCAATCTCGAGCCATGGAAGTTCTTCCCTTCGGTTCTCAGAGTGAGGGTAGGCGAGATCGTACTATCCAGGCCATTGTAAATGCGCAAACTGAAGGTCTGACAATGGACGAGGCTTCGTTTGTGGCCACAACAAATTCAATGACCTCGATGGTTGCTGCAAAGGAGGAAACAAAGCAGGCGGTTGCAGATGACCTGAACTCTTCAAGATCTTGCCCTTGTGAATGGTTCATTTGTGATGAAAATCAAAGCAGCACAAGATATTTTGTGATTCAG GGCTCAGAGACAATTGCTTCATGGCAGGCAAACCTTCTATTTGAACCAACTAAATTTGAG GGTCTTGACGTGCTCGTTCACAGGGGGATATATGAGGCTGCCAAAGGGATATACCGGCAAATGCTACCATATGTCAAATCTCACTTTATTAGTCATGGCGAATCTGTAAGGTTACGATTCACTGGGCACTCTCTTGGTGGAAGCCTGGCTTTGCTTGTGAACCTGATGTTCCTAATAAGAGGAGTAGCTCCAGCTGCTTCGTTACTACCTGTCATAACATTTGGTTCACCATCTGTCATGTGTGGTGGTGATTACTTGCTTCAAAAGCTTGGTTTGCCAAAAAGTCGCGTGCAGTCCATTACCTTGCACCGGGATATTGTTCCTCGAGCATTTTCTTGTCACTACCCGGATCATATTGCTAGCATCCTGAAGCTTGTCAATGGAAACTTTCGCAGTCACCCTTGCCTTACAAACCAG AAGCTGTTGTATGCCCCTATGGGTGAGGTGTTCATATTGCAACCAGATGAGAAGCTGTCCCCCCATCACCACCTTCTTCCAGCAGGCAGTGGCCTGTACCTCATTGGCGGACAGGCAGTGGATTCAGATACTTCATCCACGGTACTGCGATCTGCATTGTCTGCCTTTTTCAACTCCCCGCATCCCCTCGAGATCCTCAGGGAAGCTGGTGCCTATGGTCCCAAGGGTACTGTCTACAGAGACCATGACATGCACTCGTATCTAAGGTCGATACGAGCGGAGCTGCGGAAGGAGATGAGAGCGGAGATGGAGAGGCGACGGCGGCTTCTGCGGTGGCCCATTGAGGTGTATGGTGCGCTCGCCACCATAGACCGGAGGCATGTGCTGAGGCAGCTCCGGAGGCACGCGCACTTGCTGGTCGTTTTCTTGTTGCCGGCAAAGCTGCTCTTCCTGGGCGTCCTGTCAGTCATCCGACCCAACTGA